The following coding sequences lie in one Halarsenatibacter silvermanii genomic window:
- a CDS encoding ATP-grasp domain-containing protein, with protein sequence MSKKVMVVLPVGRDRNYLGRVEEKTDEYEIVWMDDDLFQYPFPEEDFSLVDYTEKCSDFIEKNQVDGLYYSHDLANLVAAELAERHDIYGPSLEAMFLTNHKYYSRKNQPNSPWVDYIDLETGEWGEGNPTYPCYIKPTSLTMTLHQHQVKSQEEMDRLLNEIRDDLTEKMSIYHEFFGEYIDLDKYPLADKNIMVVEELIDDFEQHCVEGWIGEDGEINIWAVSDHIYYPGDRKSIDCYATPTCLTEDVHQDIVEYAKEAVRQHGIDAGFWNVEVWRVDDGSWDDNITATEVNGRAASVWYNLYYNTFDVNMAEAILHLCGRNEEKTAELDPDYDEAERCGAQFHVITYGEGEAEEFLDHDYIDAIAEPEIEVFYPRGSMVKQKETTGVWLARFEIFGDDIVELCEKADELRSNMLKKPEQSPTPPERKLFYEELRV encoded by the coding sequence TCTTCCAGTATCCTTTCCCTGAAGAAGATTTCAGCCTGGTTGATTACACGGAAAAATGCTCGGATTTCATCGAAAAAAATCAGGTGGATGGACTCTATTATTCACATGATCTGGCCAATCTGGTGGCGGCTGAGCTGGCAGAAAGACACGATATTTATGGCCCCAGCCTGGAAGCTATGTTTTTGACCAACCACAAGTATTATTCCCGCAAAAATCAGCCCAATTCGCCCTGGGTTGATTACATCGATCTGGAGACGGGCGAGTGGGGGGAGGGCAATCCCACCTATCCCTGCTATATTAAGCCGACCTCGCTTACTATGACCCTGCATCAGCATCAGGTCAAATCTCAGGAAGAGATGGACAGGCTGCTGAACGAGATCAGAGATGATTTGACTGAAAAGATGTCGATCTATCATGAGTTTTTCGGCGAATATATCGACCTGGACAAATATCCGCTGGCCGATAAGAATATCATGGTGGTCGAGGAACTTATCGATGACTTTGAACAGCACTGTGTCGAAGGCTGGATAGGAGAAGACGGCGAGATCAATATCTGGGCTGTCTCCGATCATATATATTATCCCGGTGATCGCAAGTCGATAGACTGCTATGCCACACCTACCTGCCTGACCGAGGATGTGCATCAGGATATAGTCGAATACGCCAAAGAGGCGGTGAGACAGCACGGAATAGACGCCGGTTTCTGGAATGTGGAAGTATGGCGGGTGGACGATGGAAGCTGGGATGATAATATTACCGCTACCGAGGTAAATGGAAGGGCTGCTTCGGTCTGGTACAATCTCTATTACAACACTTTTGATGTCAACATGGCCGAAGCTATCCTCCATCTCTGCGGAAGAAATGAAGAAAAGACCGCCGAGCTGGATCCTGATTACGATGAGGCCGAACGCTGCGGGGCACAATTTCATGTCATAACTTACGGCGAGGGTGAGGCGGAGGAATTTCTGGATCACGATTATATCGATGCGATCGCAGAGCCCGAGATCGAGGTTTTCTATCCCCGCGGCAGCATGGTAAAACAGAAAGAAACTACCGGAGTCTGGCTGGCCCGTTTTGAAATTTTCGGAGATGATATTGTCGAGCTCTGTGAAAAGGCTGATGAACTGCGAAGCAATATGTTGAAAAAACCCGAACAATCTCCGACGCCGCCGGAGAGAAAACTTTTTTATGAGGAACTGCGCGTTTAA
- a CDS encoding nucleoside hydrolase, producing the protein MLMDCDPGHDDAIALLLAAASPELQLRGVTTVAGNQILELTTKNALKVLEFAGVEVEVYAGCEKPLIRELKTAPDVHGETGLEGPELPEPRGEAGEKHAVNYLREELKRADEPLALVPTGPLTNIGSLLAGTPGIEENIEEIIFMGGAIQGGNRTAAAEFNILVDPEAADLVLNSGVDKTMVGLDVTRRARFLPEDIEEIKEIDNPVAEMAAELLDYFVKYHRRELDMNGCPLHDPLAVAALIDDTVIETETRPVRVETAGRFTTGSTVVDFDGKTLGEPNLEVAVDVDGEKFKHMVKKALSGF; encoded by the coding sequence ATGCTGATGGATTGTGATCCAGGTCATGACGATGCCATAGCTTTACTTTTGGCTGCTGCCAGCCCCGAACTGCAGCTGCGTGGGGTGACCACAGTGGCTGGCAATCAAATACTCGAGCTGACCACAAAAAACGCCCTCAAAGTTCTCGAATTTGCCGGTGTAGAAGTCGAAGTTTATGCCGGCTGTGAAAAGCCGCTCATACGCGAGCTCAAAACAGCGCCTGATGTGCACGGCGAGACAGGTCTGGAAGGACCGGAGCTTCCAGAACCCCGGGGGGAGGCCGGTGAAAAACATGCGGTCAATTATCTAAGAGAGGAGCTTAAAAGGGCAGATGAGCCGCTGGCGCTGGTGCCGACAGGTCCTCTCACCAATATTGGATCGCTTCTGGCGGGGACGCCGGGGATCGAGGAGAATATTGAAGAGATAATCTTTATGGGAGGAGCCATCCAGGGAGGCAACCGCACGGCGGCGGCAGAATTCAACATACTGGTCGATCCGGAAGCTGCCGATCTGGTCCTCAACAGCGGGGTTGATAAGACGATGGTGGGTCTGGATGTGACCCGCAGGGCCCGGTTTTTGCCCGAAGATATCGAAGAGATCAAAGAGATTGACAATCCTGTAGCCGAGATGGCAGCTGAACTTCTCGATTATTTCGTGAAATATCACCGCCGGGAGCTGGATATGAATGGCTGTCCTCTCCACGACCCGCTGGCGGTGGCTGCTTTGATCGATGACACGGTGATAGAGACAGAAACCCGACCGGTGAGAGTGGAGACAGCCGGTCGTTTCACAACTGGCTCCACAGTGGTCGATTTCGACGGAAAGACTCTGGGCGAACCCAACCTGGAGGTTGCGGTAGATGTGGATGGGGAAAAATTTAAACACATGGTGAAAAAGGCCCTGAGCGGTTTTTGA
- a CDS encoding helix-hairpin-helix domain-containing protein encodes MGEKRPGFKPESRRFRLLLIILLSFLLTAAAIGPRALRSDELPAEELRVHFIDVGQGDSILVKALLPGEKRRKLLIDAGQNWKGDTVIDYLEKLGVETLHKVIATHPHADHIGGFTEVLPAFEIKKIIDSGAEHHTETYQEYVKTVERENIDKVYGRAGDRYKLADGVELKILSPEKPLTGDLHRDNIVARLNFKETAFMFTGDAEKETEREIAARFDELESQLLKVGHHGSHTSTGSTFLEAVAPDYGVIQAGEDNRYGHPHQEALDRLEDYQVDIFRNDIQGDIVFKSDGETVKSKTDPVPAAAELEADRINVNTAEADELKNITGVGPTIAGRIVEYRQQHGSFQDKEELKNVSGIGPARLEDMKDEIKL; translated from the coding sequence ATGGGAGAAAAAAGGCCGGGCTTTAAACCTGAGAGCAGACGGTTTCGACTTCTGCTGATCATCCTGCTGTCATTTTTGCTGACGGCAGCCGCAATCGGGCCTCGAGCTCTTCGATCAGATGAACTGCCAGCTGAAGAGCTCAGGGTGCATTTTATCGACGTAGGCCAGGGCGATTCCATCCTGGTCAAAGCGCTTTTACCCGGTGAAAAACGCCGCAAACTGCTCATAGATGCAGGACAGAACTGGAAAGGCGATACCGTTATAGATTACCTCGAAAAGCTCGGGGTTGAGACACTGCATAAGGTGATAGCCACTCATCCTCATGCCGATCATATAGGTGGTTTTACCGAAGTGCTGCCGGCCTTTGAGATAAAAAAGATCATCGATTCCGGAGCCGAACATCACACGGAAACCTATCAGGAATATGTAAAGACGGTGGAAAGAGAAAATATCGATAAAGTTTACGGGCGGGCCGGCGACCGCTATAAACTGGCTGATGGGGTGGAATTGAAAATTTTGAGTCCTGAAAAACCTCTGACCGGCGATCTGCACCGGGATAACATAGTTGCCCGGCTAAATTTTAAGGAAACTGCTTTCATGTTTACCGGCGACGCGGAAAAAGAGACAGAGCGCGAAATAGCTGCCCGCTTCGATGAGCTGGAAAGTCAGCTTCTCAAGGTAGGACATCACGGCTCTCATACATCGACCGGCAGTACATTCCTCGAAGCGGTAGCCCCTGATTACGGAGTAATTCAGGCCGGAGAGGACAATCGTTACGGGCATCCGCACCAGGAAGCGCTCGACCGCCTGGAGGACTATCAGGTCGATATATTTCGCAACGATATCCAGGGTGATATTGTTTTTAAATCAGATGGCGAGACGGTAAAATCCAAAACAGATCCCGTGCCGGCGGCGGCCGAATTAGAGGCTGACAGAATAAATGTCAACACCGCCGAAGCTGACGAACTGAAGAACATAACCGGCGTGGGACCGACTATAGCCGGTCGAATCGTAGAATATCGCCAGCAGCACGGATCTTTTCAGGATAAAGAGGAGTTAAAAAATGTGAGCGGTATCGGTCCGGCCCGGCTGGAGGATATGAAAGATGAAATAAAGCTTTAG
- a CDS encoding DMT family transporter codes for MLQGIFFSILAGIFIALQSIFNARLGEAAGFWSMNAFVHGSGFIFALFILLTLSRKINISAFTSIEPYYLLGGVLGVGIIFSVTQAITLLGISIGITIVIVTQILIAFIINYYGFFEEPIITISLPRLIGLAMMIAGLVIYQLY; via the coding sequence ATGCTGCAGGGAATCTTCTTTTCTATACTGGCAGGCATTTTTATAGCGCTGCAGTCCATCTTCAACGCCCGCCTGGGCGAGGCGGCAGGCTTTTGGAGTATGAACGCCTTCGTACATGGCAGCGGCTTTATTTTCGCCCTCTTCATACTTCTCACTCTCAGCCGGAAAATAAATATCTCGGCCTTCACCTCGATAGAACCCTATTATCTGCTGGGCGGAGTGCTGGGGGTCGGCATTATCTTTTCGGTCACCCAGGCAATTACTCTGCTGGGGATAAGCATCGGTATCACCATCGTGATAGTTACTCAGATACTGATCGCTTTCATCATCAACTACTACGGATTTTTTGAAGAGCCGATCATAACAATCTCGCTGCCCCGGCTCATCGGCCTGGCCATGATGATAGCCGGACTGGTGATCTATCAGCTTTACTGA
- a CDS encoding M20 metallopeptidase family protein — METELKNVLTELEPQMVEIRREIHRNPELGFEEEETAALIGETLAEQGIETETGIAKTGLVALVGEEDSEGPVVGIRADMDALSLSEHCTTDYCSREKDKMHACGHDGHVAIALGTALAAERLSEYLPGQIKFIFQPAEEGPGGAEPMISEGVLQNPDVDCLLALHIWDKAEAGEIEIKKGPTFAAIDEFDLELRGASAHGACPHHGKDTVVIASEIIQKLQSLVSREVNPAAGSVISIGKILGGDRRNILAGSVEMEATVRALSEEVRDFLERRIEEIISGTCALNNIDYDLEYRRLYPPLINDKDLAELVRREAEKVDNVERVRVAEQPTMGGEDFAYFARELPAFMFWLGGQNPEKGITAPLHNPNFDFDESIMKSGAEVFLRSARKLMMDWQD, encoded by the coding sequence ATGGAGACTGAGCTGAAGAATGTGCTGACCGAACTGGAGCCGCAGATGGTGGAGATAAGAAGGGAGATACATCGCAATCCTGAGCTGGGATTTGAAGAGGAGGAGACCGCGGCTTTGATAGGCGAAACGCTGGCAGAACAGGGCATAGAAACTGAAACAGGAATAGCTAAAACCGGCCTGGTGGCGCTGGTAGGAGAGGAAGATTCTGAAGGACCGGTGGTAGGTATCAGGGCCGATATGGACGCTCTTTCTCTGAGCGAGCACTGCACCACCGATTACTGTTCGCGGGAAAAAGATAAGATGCACGCCTGCGGCCATGATGGCCATGTGGCGATAGCGCTGGGCACGGCGCTGGCGGCCGAGAGATTGAGCGAATATCTCCCCGGACAGATCAAGTTTATCTTCCAGCCGGCTGAAGAGGGGCCTGGAGGAGCTGAACCGATGATCTCCGAAGGCGTGCTGCAAAATCCGGATGTTGACTGTTTGCTGGCCCTGCACATCTGGGATAAGGCTGAGGCAGGAGAGATTGAGATAAAAAAAGGGCCTACCTTCGCAGCCATAGATGAATTTGATCTGGAACTCCGCGGTGCGAGCGCTCACGGAGCATGTCCTCACCACGGTAAGGATACTGTCGTCATAGCCAGCGAGATCATCCAGAAGCTGCAGAGTCTTGTCAGCAGGGAGGTGAATCCTGCTGCCGGATCGGTCATCTCCATCGGAAAAATACTCGGCGGCGATCGCCGCAACATACTGGCTGGTTCTGTGGAAATGGAAGCGACGGTCAGGGCGCTGAGTGAGGAAGTTCGTGACTTTTTGGAGAGAAGAATAGAAGAGATTATCTCGGGAACCTGTGCCCTCAACAACATCGATTATGATCTGGAATATAGACGATTATATCCGCCCCTTATCAACGATAAAGATCTGGCTGAGCTGGTGCGTCGAGAAGCCGAAAAAGTCGATAACGTCGAAAGAGTTCGGGTGGCCGAGCAGCCAACCATGGGCGGCGAAGATTTTGCCTATTTTGCCCGGGAGCTTCCCGCTTTCATGTTTTGGCTGGGAGGACAAAATCCCGAAAAAGGCATCACAGCTCCCCTGCATAATCCCAACTTTGACTTCGATGAGAGCATCATGAAGTCGGGAGCTGAGGTTTTTCTGCGCTCGGCCCGAAAGTTGATGATGGATTGGCAGGATTGA
- a CDS encoding amidase, with protein sequence MEKYINSCRLNSLSDGLKEGEEDLSEIIDESLNRIENCEEKIEALLPEQNREKRLRRQADKLQRRAEAGEDLPLYGVLTGIKDIFHLQGFFTRAGSSLDPELLTGEEGYIVKKIRQAGGLMLGKTVTTEFAYFAPGPTRNPHNFDHTPGGSSSGSAAAVAAGYCPLALGTQTVGSIIRPASYCGVAGFKPTYDRIPREGLLPFSSSADHIGFFTRDVSGMRKASAVLVPGWEEDNEDLEYSPGAEKGKKPVLGVPADAYLEQADNEGLRNFAETKKELEQAGYPIKKTESLSDIAGINRAHRQLVAFEFAEVHRDWYEEYSDHYRQGSIQLIEKGRAVSSADYQRAQKSQQRTRKNLHEKMKTAGIDIWISPAAPGPAPEGIDDTGNPVMNLPWTHAGLPAISLPAGGSDEGLPMGLQLAGYAGGDEKLLAWAADIEKILL encoded by the coding sequence ATGGAAAAATACATAAACAGCTGCCGGCTTAACTCTTTGAGTGATGGACTGAAAGAAGGAGAGGAGGATTTGTCGGAGATAATTGATGAAAGTCTGAATCGGATCGAAAATTGTGAGGAGAAAATCGAGGCGCTGCTGCCGGAGCAGAACCGAGAAAAAAGGCTGCGGCGTCAGGCCGATAAATTGCAGAGGCGGGCTGAAGCCGGGGAAGATTTGCCGCTTTATGGTGTTTTGACGGGAATAAAAGATATATTTCATCTGCAGGGCTTTTTCACCCGGGCCGGGTCCAGTCTGGATCCTGAACTTTTGACCGGTGAGGAAGGTTATATAGTCAAAAAGATTCGCCAGGCCGGAGGGCTGATGCTGGGGAAGACGGTGACCACCGAATTCGCCTATTTTGCTCCCGGGCCCACGCGCAATCCTCACAATTTCGATCACACTCCTGGCGGCTCGAGCAGCGGTTCGGCGGCCGCGGTGGCTGCGGGCTACTGTCCGCTGGCTCTGGGTACTCAGACCGTGGGCTCGATAATCCGTCCCGCCTCATACTGCGGGGTGGCTGGCTTCAAACCCACCTATGATCGCATCCCGCGCGAGGGTCTTTTGCCGTTCTCCAGCTCCGCCGATCATATCGGTTTTTTTACCCGGGATGTAAGCGGTATGAGAAAAGCTTCCGCGGTGCTGGTGCCGGGCTGGGAGGAAGATAATGAGGATCTGGAGTATTCCCCGGGCGCAGAAAAGGGCAAAAAACCGGTGCTGGGGGTACCTGCTGATGCCTATCTCGAACAGGCCGATAATGAGGGGCTGCGGAACTTTGCGGAGACGAAAAAAGAACTCGAACAGGCGGGTTATCCGATCAAAAAGACGGAGTCTCTGTCAGATATAGCCGGGATCAACCGGGCTCATCGGCAGCTGGTAGCCTTTGAATTTGCCGAAGTTCACCGGGACTGGTATGAAGAATATTCGGACCATTATCGTCAGGGATCGATTCAGCTCATAGAAAAGGGGCGGGCGGTATCGAGCGCGGATTATCAGCGGGCTCAAAAGAGCCAGCAGCGGACGCGAAAAAATCTGCATGAGAAGATGAAGACAGCAGGAATAGATATCTGGATATCGCCGGCAGCCCCGGGACCGGCTCCTGAGGGGATCGATGATACCGGAAATCCGGTGATGAATCTGCCCTGGACTCATGCTGGTCTGCCCGCGATCTCGCTGCCGGCCGGAGGCAGCGATGAGGGGCTGCCGATGGGACTGCAGCTGGCTGGATATGCCGGCGGCGATGAAAAGCTTCTGGCGTGGGCGGCAGATATAGAGAAGATCCTGTTATGA
- a CDS encoding ankyrin repeat domain-containing protein gives MGGRYREDPVMRKQDRAQKEKGGGEETMIKKAAIFMLIFGFIFAMTALTAVVEAESNLLELVKEETPEKIEEALKDGADVNQTDDRGKTPLIVAAAHNSRPEVIDLLLDYGARMERRDKNGQTALYHAARHNPSPEVMRKIIWRGAAVNVTSDAGYTPLLRAAELGAENKVEILISRGAEIDRRGPKGETALMLLMENDPSPEIVQRLLNAGASPRLSDDQGRTALHRAAAREQTDNARMLIEAEASPDPGDREGITPLMRAAANNERTEMISLLLAEGAELESRSRTGKTPLMKTAAENESVRVMEYLLAEGAEVNTSDEEGRSVLHHLITGPAARRKLAVLIEKSDPELNAADREGNTPLHLAVDRKASDYELIEKLLQAGADPNILDGRGYSPLMMLAESSDRPELFELMLRAGAEPDKTGYRDKTALMLAAENTSSQEVIFALLEAGAEVPRQDARGRKVVDYLEGNEALFNTEAYWELQYMEPEERELEPMEFKSRSSATLRGLALPSLGHAYADSWWPKGALFLTGEAASLGMALTRDDSSDALPFYLAFAALKAWEIYDVNQEVGEHNREAEEYNERVEEFHQQFQE, from the coding sequence GTGGGCGGCAGATATAGAGAAGATCCTGTTATGAGAAAGCAGGACAGAGCTCAAAAAGAAAAAGGAGGAGGGGAGGAAACCATGATCAAAAAGGCAGCGATTTTTATGCTAATTTTTGGTTTTATCTTTGCGATGACAGCCCTGACAGCGGTTGTGGAAGCGGAATCAAATCTTCTGGAGCTGGTTAAGGAAGAAACTCCCGAAAAGATAGAGGAAGCTTTAAAAGATGGGGCTGATGTGAATCAAACCGACGATAGGGGGAAAACTCCCCTGATTGTGGCAGCAGCCCACAACAGCCGGCCGGAAGTTATCGATCTGCTGCTCGATTACGGAGCCCGGATGGAAAGAAGGGACAAAAACGGTCAAACCGCTCTCTACCATGCTGCCCGGCATAATCCTTCTCCTGAGGTTATGAGAAAAATTATCTGGCGGGGAGCTGCCGTCAATGTAACCAGCGATGCCGGCTATACGCCGCTTTTGCGCGCCGCTGAGCTGGGAGCTGAGAATAAAGTGGAAATTCTGATCAGCAGAGGGGCGGAAATCGATCGCCGCGGACCAAAAGGGGAGACAGCCCTTATGCTGCTTATGGAAAATGACCCCTCCCCGGAGATTGTGCAAAGGCTTTTAAACGCGGGCGCTTCCCCCCGGCTCAGCGATGATCAGGGCAGGACTGCCCTGCACAGAGCCGCCGCCCGGGAACAGACAGATAATGCCAGGATGTTGATAGAGGCCGAAGCTTCCCCTGATCCCGGCGATCGGGAAGGGATTACACCCCTGATGCGGGCAGCAGCTAACAATGAGAGGACGGAGATGATCTCTCTTTTGCTGGCAGAAGGAGCAGAGCTGGAAAGCCGCTCTCGGACGGGCAAGACGCCTTTGATGAAAACAGCGGCCGAAAATGAATCGGTGCGGGTGATGGAATATCTGCTGGCGGAGGGAGCTGAAGTTAATACATCCGATGAAGAGGGGCGGTCAGTTTTACATCATCTCATCACCGGCCCGGCCGCCCGGCGAAAGCTGGCGGTGCTCATCGAAAAAAGCGATCCGGAGCTCAATGCGGCTGATAGAGAGGGAAATACTCCTCTGCATCTGGCCGTGGACAGAAAAGCTTCTGATTACGAGCTGATCGAAAAGCTTTTACAGGCGGGAGCCGATCCGAATATTCTGGACGGCAGGGGATACTCTCCTCTGATGATGCTGGCTGAGAGCAGCGACAGACCGGAACTATTTGAGCTTATGCTCAGGGCAGGGGCTGAACCCGACAAAACCGGATATCGCGACAAGACCGCCCTGATGCTGGCCGCTGAAAACACCTCCAGTCAGGAGGTAATATTTGCTCTGCTGGAGGCCGGAGCCGAGGTGCCCCGCCAGGATGCCCGGGGCCGGAAGGTCGTCGATTATTTAGAGGGCAACGAAGCGCTTTTCAACACAGAAGCCTACTGGGAGCTGCAGTATATGGAACCGGAGGAGCGAGAACTCGAACCGATGGAGTTCAAATCGAGAAGCTCGGCAACTTTGCGCGGACTGGCCCTGCCCTCGCTGGGCCATGCCTATGCTGACAGCTGGTGGCCTAAAGGAGCTCTTTTTCTGACCGGAGAGGCAGCAAGTCTGGGAATGGCGCTGACCCGGGATGACAGCAGCGATGCCCTGCCTTTTTATCTGGCTTTTGCGGCCTTAAAAGCCTGGGAAATTTACGATGTCAATCAGGAAGTTGGCGAACACAACCGGGAGGCGGAAGAGTACAACGAGCGGGTGGAGGAGTTTCACCAGCAATTTCAGGAATGA
- a CDS encoding ABC transporter substrate-binding protein, translating into MKCKTSIFMVFLLVFSLTITSCAGRAAASENPPEKPEKLTIIGESGIDAEAYEGVLADFAEEYGIEIEWREYPYDELWDQITTSIMAGDTVDLVRLSSSWHAELGELGMLIPLEEIAAETELGKAAEIYFDSSLEALRSHDQLWGLPITAASLMFMYNEDMLHELGYESPPATWEEMVDMSQKAIDEGLAEYGFFPGWVSAHEDGMVWFDLMLKLHDGSWMNEDKTEWTFNDEAGVKALTFMKEMLEKEIVPQAALEVSDWDNYHHFTSGEQLFEINWGFVYGPATDPEASEISDSVGIGLIPGIERESYTVLGGNGYAVAGTSRSPEWAFELLQYMAGKEGAAEYLTHHGSDVPVKNFYEDHPQFPSEEFPLMEPYSEQIEYAGFRPSRYLTWYSEFRDNIFTPVMHEALLGEKEIEKALDEAQKEAQKKLEAEGL; encoded by the coding sequence ATGAAATGCAAAACGAGTATCTTTATGGTCTTTTTGCTGGTGTTTTCTCTGACGATTACGAGCTGTGCGGGCAGGGCAGCGGCTTCAGAAAATCCGCCGGAAAAGCCGGAAAAGCTCACCATCATCGGTGAATCCGGCATCGATGCCGAAGCCTATGAGGGAGTTTTGGCAGATTTTGCCGAGGAATACGGGATAGAAATCGAGTGGAGGGAGTATCCCTACGATGAACTCTGGGATCAGATAACCACCAGCATCATGGCGGGAGATACTGTAGATCTCGTCCGGCTCAGTTCCTCCTGGCATGCTGAGCTGGGCGAGCTGGGAATGCTGATTCCTCTGGAGGAAATTGCCGCCGAAACGGAGCTGGGAAAAGCTGCGGAGATTTATTTTGACAGCTCTCTAGAAGCTCTGCGCTCTCACGATCAATTGTGGGGGCTGCCCATAACGGCCGCCTCTTTGATGTTTATGTACAATGAGGATATGCTGCACGAACTCGGCTATGAATCCCCGCCGGCAACCTGGGAGGAGATGGTAGATATGTCCCAAAAGGCTATCGACGAAGGGCTGGCCGAGTACGGCTTTTTCCCCGGCTGGGTTTCCGCTCATGAAGACGGCATGGTCTGGTTTGATCTCATGCTCAAACTGCACGACGGCAGCTGGATGAACGAGGACAAAACTGAATGGACATTCAACGATGAGGCCGGTGTCAAAGCTTTAACCTTTATGAAGGAGATGCTGGAAAAGGAAATCGTGCCGCAGGCAGCTCTGGAGGTAAGCGACTGGGATAATTATCATCACTTCACCTCCGGAGAACAGCTTTTTGAGATCAACTGGGGATTTGTCTACGGGCCGGCGACCGATCCGGAGGCTTCGGAAATTTCTGACTCGGTGGGTATAGGTCTTATACCCGGCATAGAAAGAGAGAGCTATACTGTTTTAGGAGGAAATGGCTATGCTGTTGCCGGCACTTCCCGCTCACCCGAATGGGCCTTTGAGCTTTTGCAGTACATGGCGGGCAAAGAGGGGGCCGCGGAATATCTGACCCACCACGGCAGCGATGTTCCTGTGAAAAATTTTTACGAAGATCATCCCCAATTTCCCTCCGAAGAGTTTCCGCTGATGGAGCCTTACTCCGAACAGATTGAATATGCCGGGTTTCGTCCCAGCCGTTATCTGACCTGGTATTCCGAATTCAGAGATAATATCTTTACTCCTGTCATGCACGAAGCTCTGCTGGGAGAAAAGGAGATCGAAAAAGCTCTGGATGAGGCGCAAAAAGAAGCGCAAAAAAAGCTGGAAGCAGAAGGCTTATAA